Within Lusitaniella coriacea LEGE 07157, the genomic segment TTGATAATGCGATAGGGCAAAGGCTTAAGCGACACCGACTTCTACCTCTATCTTTTTAACTTGGGGTAACAACGTAGCGCAAGGAGGTTCAAAATGCAGTTCCAAAGCTTCTTTCAGATTTTTGAGCGCTTCACCCTCTGTTTCTCCCTGACTGGCAACATCAACCTCCAAACATTGGGCAACAAACCAGCGACCTTCAGGAAAGACGCTAACTGTAAAGGACT encodes:
- a CDS encoding type II toxin-antitoxin system HicB family antitoxin; protein product: MKQSFTVSVFPEGRWFVAQCLEVDVASQGETEGEALKNLKEALELHFEPPCATLLPQVKKIEVEVGVA